Below is a window of Myxococcus guangdongensis DNA.
GTGGTGCGCGCCAACGGGCAGCTCGCGGAAATCTCCCAGAAGGTCTCTCGCGCGGTGCAGGAGCAGGCCGCGGCGTCCTCGGACATGTCCAAGGGCGCGGCGCAGATGCGCCAGCTGGTGCAGACCGTCAGCAACGTGGTGGGGGCGCAGAGCAAGGAGGTCACCGGCGTGAGCGCCCTGGCGCAGGACATGGCCAGCACCACGCAGCGCACGCTGGCGGGCCTGTCCGAGCAGGCCAAGGCGGCGGCGGAGGTGACGCGGGCCATGGAGGTGACGCGCAAGGAGGTGGCCCAGTCCTCGCGCGGCATGGCGGAGCAGGCCCGGGCGCTCAAGCAGGCCGAGGCGGCCAGCCGGCAGGTGGCGCAGCTGGCGGGCTCGGTGACACGGGCCACCGACGAGCAGGCCCAGGCGCTCGTGGCGCTGGTGAAGGGCGCGGACGAGGTGCGCCGGGTGGCCAAGGGCACGGCACGCGCACTGGACGAGCAGGCGGAGGTGCTGGGCTCGCTGGCGGTGTCCGCGCAGCGGCAGGCCACCGGCATCGCCTCCGTGGCGCGCGCCAGCGCGGAGGCCACCCAGGTGACGGAGGGGCTGGCCCGGGGCGTGGAGGAGATGCGCACGCGGGCGCGGGAAATCACCGTCACCACCGCGCAGCAGGTCCGCGCCGCGGCGAGCAACGCGGCCGAGGTGCGCGAGGTGTCCACCCGGCTGGGGCAGCTGTCGCGGATGCAGGCGGAGCAACTGGAGAGCCTGTCGCGAATGGGGGGCACGAAGCCTCCCGAGTCGACGGGCGCGGAGCTGGCGAGGGAGCGGCAGGCATGACGGCGACGACGTCTTCGGCGGTGGGCGCCTCGCCCCTGTTCCTCTCCGCGGAGGACCGGGCGCAGGTGGACGCGGTGGAGCAGCTGGCGCGCGGCGGCCCGGACAACCTGGCGCGGCTGGTGGCCGGGCTGGACACGCCGAGCTGGGCGGTGCGCCGCGCGGTCGTCGCGGCCCTGGCCCGGCTGGGCACCCAGGCGGTGCCGCCCCTGTGCGAGGTGCTCAGGAGCCGCCGCGACAGCGAGGCGCGGCTGGCCGCGGCGGTGGAGGCGCTGGTGGCCTCCACGGGCGCGGTGGAGGAGTCGCTCGAGGTGCTGGCGGACAACCCCATCGCGGCCATCGTCTGTGACGCCGCGCAGGTGCTGGGCCGCAGGCGCAGCCGGCGCTCGGTGCCGCTGCTCGCCCGGCTCACCGTGCACCCGGACGACAACGTCGCGGTGGCGGCCATCGAGGCGCTGGGCCGCATCGGCGGCGGCGCGGCGGTGGACGCGCTCCTGGCGGCGCTGGGCAGCGGCAACTTCTTCCGCATCTTCCCCGCCATCGACGTGCTGGGGCGCTGCGGCGACCCGACGGTGGTGCCCGCGCTGCTGGGCCTGCTCGCGGACCCCTTCTATTCGCTGGAGGCCGCGCGTGCCCTGGGGCGCACGGGCCAGGACGCCGCGGTGCCCGCGCTGGTGGGGCTCTTGCGCCGGGGCAACGACAGCCTGGTGCGCGTGGTGGCGGTGGCGCTGGTGGACATCCACGAGGCGCAGGTGCAGCGCTTCGGCGGCGCGCGCGCGGTGCAGGCGGCGCTGCGCTCCGGCGGGGACTTGTCCGTGCTGGGCCGCAGGCTGGCGCAGGCCATCAGCAACGCGGACTCGGCGGAGCGGGCCTCGCTGGCGCGGCTGCTCGGCTGGGTGGGCGGGCAGGACGCGGCGATGGGGCTCCTGCGCCTGTTGGACGCGCCGGACCCGACGGTGGCGCGCGCGGCGGCGGCGGCCCTGGCGGAGCTGGGCTCGGACGCGGACGACCAGATCCTGCAGGCGCTGCGCGACGGGGACAGCGCCCGGCGCCGGGTGCTCTTGCCGCTGGTGGGGCGCCGCGTGGCGTCCGTGCCGGAGGTGCTGGTGTGCCTGGAGGACCGGGACGCGTCGGTGCGCGCCATGGCGGCGGACACGCTGTCGCGCATCGGCGACCCGTCCGCGGTGGGCGCGCTCTTCGAGCGCCTGGTGGACGACGACCCGCGCGTGGTGCAGGCGGCCACGGGCGCCATCCAGTCGCTGGGCAGCGACAGCACGGAGGCGCTGGCGCTGCAGGCGGCGCGCTCCCCGGACGCGCGGCTGCGCCGGGCGGCGCTGCGCATCATCTCCTACTTCGGCTATCCCCGAGGCCTGGAGGTGCTGCTGTCGGCCATGCGCGACTCGGACGAGCGGCTGCGCGACGCGGCCATCTACGGCCTGCCCTTCATCGAGGATCCGCGCGCGGTGGACGCGCTGCTGACGGCGGCCACACACGAGTCGGAGCGCACGCGCGCGGCGGCCATGCGCGCCTTGGGACAGACGCAGAAGGAGGCCCGCATCACCAGCCTGCTGCTGGGCGGCCTCAATGACCGCGACCCGTGGGTGCGCTACTACGCGTGCCAGTCGCTGGGGAAGCTCAACGAGGAAGCCGCCGCGGACGCCATCGTCGCGCTGGCGGACGACGACGCGGGCCAGGTGCGCGTGGCGGTGGTGGACGCGCTGGCCCACATGCACACGGAGAGCGCCATGACGGCGCTCCGGCGCGCGGCGGCCAGCGCGGACGCGGACGTGCGGCGCGCGGCGCTGCTGGGCCTGGGCGTGGCGCGCCGTCAGGACGCGCTGCCGGTGCTCCTGGAGGCCGCCTCCTCCGAGGACGCGGCCACGCGGCTGGTGGCCCTGTCCGCGGTGGCCGAGTACGAGGCCCCGGAGACCTTGCCCGCGCTCCTGCGCGCCGCCAGTGACAGGGACGACAGCGTGCGCAGCGCGGCGGTGGGCTTCCTCGCCACGCGGCCGGGCATCCCGTCCACCCAGGCGCTGGTGTCGCTCTTGGGGGATTTGACGGTGCGCGAGCGGGTGGTGAGCGCGCTGGCCCTGCCCATGGAGGGGCGGCTGCCGGGGCTGCTCGCCGCGCTGGACGTGGCGGACGAGGTGACGGCGCCCCTGCTGGTGGCGGCGCTGGCGCGCATGCGCCGGGCGGACGCGCGCGCGGGCCTGCTCCAGGCGCTGGAGACGGCCAGCCCCGCCGGACGCCGCGCGGCGGTGCCCGCCGTGGGGGCGCTGGGCACGGTGGAGGCCCGCGACGCGCTGGAGCGCGCCTCCCTCCGCGACGACGACGAGGAAGTGCGGCGCGCCTGCCTCGTGGCACTGGGGCGGTGACAAGGACGCCATGCCCTCGTTGCCGATGTCTCCCCAGGTGTTCGCCATCCTCGCGGCGCTCATCGAGCAGCGAGCCGGGCTGCACTACTCGCCCGAGGACCGAGAGTTGATGGCGGACAAGGTGTCGGACCGCGCGCTGGAGGCGGGGTTCGACTCGCTGCTCGATTACTACTACTTCCTGCGCTACGACCCGGCGGGCTCCGAGGCGCTGGACGCGTTGGTGGACTCGCTGCTGGTCCACGAGACGTACTTCTTCCGCGAGGCGCAGCCCCTGCTGGTGCTCGTGGAGGACGTGCTGGTGCCCCAGGTGCGTCAGGGGCGCAAGCCCCGCGTCTGGTGCGCGGCGTGCTCCACCGGCGAGGAGCCCCTGACGCTGGCGATGATGCTGGCGGACCGGGGCGTGCTGTCCGGTGTGGAAATCGTCGCCAGCGACTTGAGCCCGCGGGCCCTGGAGCGCGCGCGCTCGGGGGACCACAACCTGCGCTCGCTGCGCGCCCTGCCACCGGGCGTGGAGGGCCGCTGGCTGGAGCGAGGCGTGGAGGGGCGCGTGCGGGTGAAGCCCGAGCTGGTGGACGCGGTGCAGTGGAAGCGCATCAACCTGGTGGACGAGGCCGCCGTGGCGCGGCTGGGCGCCTTCGACGCCATCCTCTGCCGCAACGTGCTCATCTACTTCCAGGACGACACGGCGCGCCGGGTGGTGGCGTCGCTGGCGAGCGTGCTCAAGCCCCGTGGCCAGCTGCTGGTGGGCACTTCCGAGTCGCTCATGCGCTTCGGCACCGCGCTCTCCTGCGAGGAGCGCCGGGGCGTCTTCTTCTACAACAAGGCGGACGCATGATGACCCCAGCCCCCATCCGCGTGCTGGTGGTCGACGACTCGGCCTTCGCGCGCAAGGTGCTCAAGCAGGTGCTGTCGGGCGCCACGGACATCCAGGTGGTGGACACCGCCCGGGACGGCCTGGACGCGCTGGAGAAGGTGGCGGAGCTGTCGCCGGACGTGCTCACCCTGGACCTGGTGATGCCCAACCTGGACGGGCTGGGCGTGCTGCGCGCCCTGTCCTCCATGGAGCACGCGCCGCGCGTCGTCGTGGTCAGCAGCGCGGGCGAGGAGAGCGAGCTGGCGGTGTCCGCCCTCCAGAGCGGCGCGGTGGAGCTGGTGCACAAGCCCACCGCGCTGGCCACGGACCGGCTCTACGAGCTGGGCGCGGAGCTGGTGGAGAAGGTGCGAATCGCGGCCCGCGCCGCGCGGCGCCCCGTGGCCTCGCCCGGCCACCCCCTGTCCTCCGCGTCCCCGGACGCACTCGCGTCCGCCCGGCAGCTGGTGGTGGTGGGCACCTCCACCGGTGGCCCGCAGGCCCTGACGAAGCTGCTGTCGGAGCTGCCCGCGGACTTCCCCGCGCCCATGGCGCTCGCGCTGCACATCCCCCCCGGCTACACGGAGGCGGTGGCGCGGCGGCTGGACGCGCTGTGTCCGCTGGAGGTGCGCGAGGCGGAGGACGGCATGGAGCTGTTCCCCGGGCGCGTCGTGCTCGCCCGCGCCGGCCAGCACCTCAAACTGGAGCGCCACGGCGCGCTCAGCCTGGTGCGCCTGGACCGTCACCCCCTGCGCATGCCCCACCACCCCTCCGTGGACGTGCTCTTCCAGAGCGCCGCCCGCGTCTGGGGCAAGGACGCGGTGGGCGTGGTGCTCACCGGCATGGGGGAGGACGGCCGCGACGGCGCGCGCGCCATCCGCGAGGCGGGCGGCGTGGTGCTCACCGAGTCGGAGAGCTCCTGCGTCGTCTACGGCATGCCTCGCGCCGTCGACGAGGCGGGTTTGACCACCGCGAGCGCGCCCCTGAACGGCATGGTGCAACTCTTGCGCTCCCACTTGCGCTGAATCCCGGGAAGCGCGGGTGGGGAGAGCGTCGCCCGCTCTCCTACACGGCGAGAGGCAGAGGGAGGCCTCGCTGGAGGGCGAGCGATTGATTTGGGCCTTCACTGGG
It encodes the following:
- a CDS encoding HEAT repeat domain-containing protein → MTATTSSAVGASPLFLSAEDRAQVDAVEQLARGGPDNLARLVAGLDTPSWAVRRAVVAALARLGTQAVPPLCEVLRSRRDSEARLAAAVEALVASTGAVEESLEVLADNPIAAIVCDAAQVLGRRRSRRSVPLLARLTVHPDDNVAVAAIEALGRIGGGAAVDALLAALGSGNFFRIFPAIDVLGRCGDPTVVPALLGLLADPFYSLEAARALGRTGQDAAVPALVGLLRRGNDSLVRVVAVALVDIHEAQVQRFGGARAVQAALRSGGDLSVLGRRLAQAISNADSAERASLARLLGWVGGQDAAMGLLRLLDAPDPTVARAAAAALAELGSDADDQILQALRDGDSARRRVLLPLVGRRVASVPEVLVCLEDRDASVRAMAADTLSRIGDPSAVGALFERLVDDDPRVVQAATGAIQSLGSDSTEALALQAARSPDARLRRAALRIISYFGYPRGLEVLLSAMRDSDERLRDAAIYGLPFIEDPRAVDALLTAATHESERTRAAAMRALGQTQKEARITSLLLGGLNDRDPWVRYYACQSLGKLNEEAAADAIVALADDDAGQVRVAVVDALAHMHTESAMTALRRAAASADADVRRAALLGLGVARRQDALPVLLEAASSEDAATRLVALSAVAEYEAPETLPALLRAASDRDDSVRSAAVGFLATRPGIPSTQALVSLLGDLTVRERVVSALALPMEGRLPGLLAALDVADEVTAPLLVAALARMRRADARAGLLQALETASPAGRRAAVPAVGALGTVEARDALERASLRDDDEEVRRACLVALGR
- a CDS encoding CheR family methyltransferase, coding for MPSLPMSPQVFAILAALIEQRAGLHYSPEDRELMADKVSDRALEAGFDSLLDYYYFLRYDPAGSEALDALVDSLLVHETYFFREAQPLLVLVEDVLVPQVRQGRKPRVWCAACSTGEEPLTLAMMLADRGVLSGVEIVASDLSPRALERARSGDHNLRSLRALPPGVEGRWLERGVEGRVRVKPELVDAVQWKRINLVDEAAVARLGAFDAILCRNVLIYFQDDTARRVVASLASVLKPRGQLLVGTSESLMRFGTALSCEERRGVFFYNKADA
- the cheB gene encoding chemotaxis-specific protein-glutamate methyltransferase CheB, translating into MMTPAPIRVLVVDDSAFARKVLKQVLSGATDIQVVDTARDGLDALEKVAELSPDVLTLDLVMPNLDGLGVLRALSSMEHAPRVVVVSSAGEESELAVSALQSGAVELVHKPTALATDRLYELGAELVEKVRIAARAARRPVASPGHPLSSASPDALASARQLVVVGTSTGGPQALTKLLSELPADFPAPMALALHIPPGYTEAVARRLDALCPLEVREAEDGMELFPGRVVLARAGQHLKLERHGALSLVRLDRHPLRMPHHPSVDVLFQSAARVWGKDAVGVVLTGMGEDGRDGARAIREAGGVVLTESESSCVVYGMPRAVDEAGLTTASAPLNGMVQLLRSHLR